The genomic segment TCCGTACCCTTGAAGCTTAGTCAACGCTCTTACTGTGCTTCCAACTTTATCCCAAAAGTTGATTTTGAGTCAAGTTGAACAAACCCTACTAAAGTGATAGCCAACGCTGCAATTAACTCATGAACAAACTCTACACCTAGGAacaatttactcaagaacaaacctcaAGTTGTCAATCGATCCAAGCCCTTAAGAATCAACCCAACTAAATTTTTTGCAGAACAAAATTTTCTCAATTGAAATAGGGGAATCATTTACGAAAGTGAATGAAATGGGGAACTAACCCTACAAAAGTGattttttcagttattttttttattttttaaattattatattaaaaataacggGTGTAAATAAAGAGTGGAGGGAAAAATACCCGGATTTTTAAATTCTTGGTACAATTAATCGTAGCTATAGGTTACCTATAGTGACAGTTCTAATAACCATTACAAAAAGGTGATTTATTAGGATGGTTAAATCAAATATGCGACAGTTATGTTAATTAATTGTCCCATTAGACATGATCACATTATGCGACAGTTATAACCGTCACTGTAGAGTATCTACAGCGACGGTTATAGAACCGTCGCCTAAACTATCGTTCCTATAGCCCATTTTTCTAGTAGTTTTTCCAAAGGAAACttgaagaagataatttttttttctatatgctGATGCTTAGATTGGTCTTGATTGAATGatcattttatttagtttatgttgATATCTTGGAATTATTTAGAACtacattttatattatttttaaaatttagatcTTAATAACTATTTCGTCAATTTTTACAACAACGTGCTAGCTTTATTGTCTATGTATAATTAATTCTTATACATGAATCGCAATGTCATAGATTTGTCCGATATAATCTTTCTTATATCTGACTACATGTACAATTTCatgtcaaaaatttaaaaataaatgcacACTCATGTGTGGTATTTTAATGAAATTTAACTTTGTGGATGTATAatgtatgatattttttatactttatttaaatgtttaattttataatttttgatattttcatttttgttttttacttTTACTAATAAGTATGAGACTATGTTATACATAAATTTTTATGTATGATGTAAAATGACTTTGGTATAACTTTCTCTTATTTGCGTACAAATCATACATTTATAATtgaataaaaaagtaataaaaataaaaatacattaacattatgttataaatgtatGTTATAGTTTTATAATTTAGTTTGTTGTTTGATGTAaacatttttgttatttattttaaataatatgtctGATAATATGTTATATATGACTTTAATTGTATGAGACACATGTTCAATGTATTAGACAGTACGCATAATCTAAACAATATATGTTATTAACTTATAAATGAACTTATGTactgaaaaaaattatatgttagataaataataaaatattaatatgtaATTTATTGTTATACGTTAATCAAATTTTGTAGTAACAATGTAATGTGTTGTACGTCATTGCAAAacacttaaataaaaaataagtatgtaTAAGAAGATTTAGGACATCAATAAAAcctaaatttaaatttcaacaacaaaaaataacatgTATTCAAACTGTCTAACATCAACGACTGAAACAACAAAATAGATGTTTTCATGCTgagtattataaataaatattactcaAAAGTAACAATTGCACTTTCATCAACTGATTGGAGCCAACTATTCCTAGGGTGAGAAGGATCATCATTGTCACTTGTGTATGCTTCTTTAGCCTTTGTAACTTCGTAACGCCATAACAAAGAAGTATAACGTGCACGTTGACTTTCAGTATCAAAATCACATGAATGCACGTCCAAAACTTCACTTAAAATTTCTATGTATGCATCCACAAAGACGTCACAGTccctgatttgaaaaaaaaattatgaaataatagtcGTTCAATAATTATAACATTATTATACATGTTATAAAAATGTAAATCAAAATCACTTACAAACTATCAGACGTTTGTTATGGTATGTTTTGAACGTAGTCCACATCTTATACAAaatacttctttatttcttcGCCAAAAGCACGGTTACATAAGCTACCCATATGCAATGTGTGAGTCGCGACTTTGTCAATACGGTATTTTATTTCCTGAAAAAACAAAAGCATACTATGATTACACAACAGTTtcacatgtatgagggtaacttatacatttaaaaaataaactgtaGTAATTGGTAATGTCATACTACACATCTAAATTTTTCACCTTAATCATGTATGATCTATATAGCTTGACAGAAGGTATAATGAAAACTTATACAAAAATAAGACTTTCTAACAGTATAATAGCACATAAAACATAAAATGCATCTTATATGTAATAAGGACTtctaatatataacatattaaaatatatatctttagGCTTATATTGTACATTAGAATAAGTATGAGGGcaacttatacatttaaaaaataaactgcagtaatgtataatATCATATTACACATCTAAATTTTTCACCTTAAACATATATGGCCTATAAGTTTGACAGAAGGTATAgtgaaaaattatacaaaaataagactTTCTAACTGTATAAAACAACCTAAAACATAACTAATGTAATAAGAACttctaatgtataatatattgaaAATATGTATCCTTagacttatattatacattaatcttccaaaataactaatgtataatgcctgatatattatatcttatactttcaaataaaaacttcaagaatgtataatgttacaccatacatataaaatattaacattatacattatttatcCATAAACTTTTCAGAATGTATAATATAaccttatacaaaattcatagatTATAAATGTATAATTCGACTAAATACAAAAACAGCCTATTCTATATTTATACATAAGTGTGttaaataaagtaatgtataatgtataaAATCTACACCTTTGGACGCAATGAGAAGTAATTTATTCTCTACCGTAAAACAAATAGGATAAGAGCAAAATTGTAAACACTATTAACTATAACAGTACGTTTAATAAGTTAATAACAACAAACAACATATATGGAGACTGTTGAATGGGAAAAAAGGACTTACTGTAACGTGCATCGGCAAGACTATCATTAGGAACAAAATCGTAGATGACCAATTTCTCTTCTGTACCCCAATAGAATCCATGAATTTTAACCAAATTTGGGTGCACCAATTTAGCAATTATCTTCACCTGATTCTCGAAATCTTTAAACCTTTCCATGCTACTTTCACCAATTAGTCGCACTGCCAGTGTTGTCCCATCTTCTAACTCAGCCTTGTACATTATACTTGACCCACTAGCACCCAAAATGTAAGCAGATGCCTTAAGAAATGTCTCTAATTCGAGTTCCCTTTCTCCATCAACCGTTACTAACTCACCTGTTTTTTGTTCTGTTGTATTCACGTGATTATGCTACTAATGATGATGACCCAATTGggatttttcttcactttctgaATTGGAAGCTTCTGATAATTTGTCGCCAGCTCCTTGCCTTTGTTTTCTCAAACAAGTCCATGACTTTCTAATTTggtgaagttaaaaaaaaattaaaaattaatgaataaaatcaaTAAGTTTAATTAATATTTGAAAGCTTACAATGGTAAACTCTAAGTATGATTGCTTGATTTTAGGCGTGAAAAAGGGAATTCAATAATGAAGGATAAACTAATTTGCAATGGGAGAGAAAAAAGGGAGGAAAAGACGGCCGTTTTTGGATGTataatattaaggagagagaaagtaaaaaattaaggaatttgagtaattaatttgggatttatgtaattactttacCAGTATGAGATTTattgtaataaggtaaagttaccttgcgtatatatgtaaattttagtttaattattattgGCATGGATGGAATAACTACATATCTTAGCAAATATAGACTCCTAATTACCCTATTTAgcctaagttttaattaattataattcatagcccCCTCTTACCgattaattattcctaattctaatTCATAGCCTCTGTCatgtattttctctatttttttattttctattttctattattctcctttttttcccttttcaaattttttctttttcttttttgttgttttctctttctttttttttcttttttcacttttttctttttttcgtttcttcttttccttttcattttttctcttttttttttctttttttttcttttttctttattttctattgctctttttttttttttttttttttttttttttttttttttttttttttttgtattttctctttctttttctctcatttttttctttttttccttttcatttttttccttcttttcatttgtgcgaactagcaaacacaaatacaattgcgaactataaaatataaatacaaatgcgaactatagcATACAAATagaagtgcgaactataaaatataaatacaaatatgaactataacatacaaatacaagtgcgaactataagatagaaatacaaatataaatgcggactataacatacaaatacaagtgcgaactatcatttatattttttaattattgaaaaggagcgattgattttctttctacgaaaacatatttgtatttattgatacgagttgtatcaaatacaaatacatattgtatttgtatttgtaaaatcatttgtttcatttgtttgtaattgtttctgtatcaagtgatatttgtttatttacaaattaaatatgaatgataattttcatatacaaatacaaaatggtatatttgtatcaaatgatacattacatatttatatattttagaatcaagaaaaaacaattaatggatttacttgtttgtatacaaatacaaatgataaattgtacatagtcacggctaaatacaatatgcaatcaacttacaaatacaaatacaaaataattctttaaaaataaaaagatatcgaCGAAAacagaatacaaatacaagtataatccaaatataatctaaatatacaaacacaataaaaccataatataaatatagttCAATATAATATgtagtcaattataaaatacaaatataaaatagttctttaaaatacaagtgtgaattatatactaaaatataaatgatggtgcaaactaacaaatacaaatacaagtgcgaactataaaatacaaataaaaatataaatacaagcgcgaactttaaaatacaaatacaaatacagttgtatcaatgaatacaaaaatataaatgacggtgtgattacaaatacgataaacaatcGTGGTGTTTAAGTTATAatccatgacttgtgcttgactagtcatatttttcgaaaatataaaaaatataaaataaaacaaaaaaaatgataaagaaagtaagtacaaaaaagaagacaaaaataatcaaacaagaaaagaaaagaaggaagagaaatagaagctagagattaaagagagaaaaaaataaaaagaaagaaacgaaaaataaaaataggaaaaaatagaaaaaagaagaagaaaaaagggggaaaacatgaaaaagtaaaaaatataaaaaatatgaaaaaaaataatggtagtgtttttggcaagactaaatatgtaatgtatttctattttttataaatatagaccactgagtaaaagtgaatataATGGCTGGAAATCGAATACAGCagctataaatgataattatgtaaaatgtggctatAAAAGGAGGGTTTTATAGCTAAGTGCCACTATTTCTAAAAGATTCCCTATTTTATTTAggtgtcatttttttaaaaagctaAGAAAAAACTTTACTTTGAAATGGATCTTAAATCTAACCCAACACGAGTTTATTAAGAGTTTAACTACTAAATTTTCTTTTACAAAATCAGGTAATATTAAAGCATATTATAGGTAATTAAGTTCTCAAGTATATTTACCTTTTAATAGTTAGATTAcaactaagaaaaatattaatagaaGGAAACTAGGACTTTACATTTGATATACCAAAAGAATACGATGACCTTGTTTACTATATATACAAGGACagtcttcttcttcattttcatcaGACTTTGGAGATGGGAAAATGTTGTGGTTTATTAGTTTAAGTTTAAGAGTAAAGAATTCTTTTAAAAGACTAATCTAACACTGTAAAAACAATTCTTtcatttcaattttgaaattcgtcagaagtcatatgatTAACAGATCCCAATTAAAAAATAAGTTTGGGCCAGATTGGCATCTTACAAATTGATAGTGTTCAAACAgctaaaaaaaattgtataaaattcagtagtttttaaaatttaagttgcACCGACTTTTCCTTTTTTATGTCGTATTCGTGTCAGGTCCTCTAAAAAATactctattttttcaaaaatttaaagcacACCTATTGATACTTTTTGAAGAGTTCGAATAACATAAGTTCGACAAACTTATTTGGAAATGAAATTGCAGATTTGTTCCAATGAAAAAAACTCATCAAGGGCTTGACCATTgaaggattaaaaagaaaagtttgaaagCGGTGAGGAGAGAATTTTAAAAGCACTAT from the Capsicum annuum cultivar UCD-10X-F1 chromosome 9, UCD10Xv1.1, whole genome shotgun sequence genome contains:
- the LOC107841534 gene encoding serine/threonine-protein kinase-like protein CCR4; its protein translation is MYKAELEDGTTLAVRLIGESSMERFKDFENQVKIIAKLVHPNLVKIHGFYWGTEEKLVIYDFVPNDSLADARYSKSFFPIQQSPYMLFVVINLLNEIKYRIDKVATHTLHMGSLCNRAFGEEIKKDCDVFVDAYIEILSEVLDVHSCDFDTESQRARYTSLLWRYEVTKAKEAYTSDNDDPSHPRNSWLQSVDESAIVTFE